CCGTCCGCCCGTCTTGGGCAACACCCCTGTCCCCCGGGATCTTTGGGTTTCTCTTTCGCTTGGATCGGGTGCACGACAGCATCGGTTTCCCCTCCACAAATAACCGGTTTGTTCACCAATGTCGCCCAGGGATGGACGCGGTGTCCAAAAACAGAGAAGCAGAACTCTTGACTTTTATTCAGCCTATGAGTATTCAATAACTGAGCATATATCGAGAACCGCCGTGACCAGAATCCACTTTGAGTACGCCATCCTCGGAGCCCTGATCGAGCGCCCGATGCACGGGTATGATCTGTACAAATCGCTCTCCGTGGACCTGGGCAGGCTGGTGTATGTAGGGATGAGCAACATGTACGCCATCTTGAAACAGCTCGAGTCAGAAGGCCATGTGGCCTCGAACCCGGACACCGGAGGAAACCGACCTCCCAAAAAGATCTTTTCGGTCACCGACAAGGGCAGAAGGCTGTTCATGGATTGGATTTCCACGCCCGTTGAAAGCATCAGAGACATGAGGGTCGATTTTCTCACCAAGCTCTATTTCTTGAAGAAGCTGGACATACCCGGTGGGCGAGAGCTGGTGACCAGACAGAAGGGGGTCTGTCATAGGATATTGGAGTCGATCGGTTCTCCGGAAACCCGGGAGTCCGAGTTCGCCGGGCTCCTCTTCGATTTCAGAAGGAGTCAAATCGAATCGATCCTCTCATGGCTCGACAGATGCCTCGGCTTCGTCGAGGCAGGTACCGGAGAAAACAGGGCAAGGAGAACCCATGAGGATGTTCAGACCTGAAGATCGGGCTCTGACCGGGCTGCTCTCTTTTCTCCTGTGCACCGTCCTGTGGGGTGTATCCGCGACGGAATCCCTCTCATCCGAGACGGAACCACTTGAACTCTTTGCTGGCTCGGCCTCTCAGCCAGCCATCGAAGAGGCGGCCAGAGTTTTCGAGGCTAAAACGGGAATCAGGGTCAACATCCATTTCGGCGGATCGGGGAGAATGCTCTCCCAAATGAAGCTCTCCCAAAGGGGGGATCTCTACCTCCCGGGCTCTTCCGATTTCATGGAGCTCGCCAAAAAGGACAAGCTGATCCTGGAAGACACCGAGAAAACGCTCGCATACCTCATCCCGGCCATAAACGTGCCCAGGGGAAACCCAAAGGGGATCCGGTCCTTGGAAGATCTCGCCAAACCGGGGACACGGGTCGGCATCGCACGACCGGACACCGTCTGCGTGGGACTGTACGGTGCAGAGATCTTGGAAAAAAACGGCCTCGCCCGCAAAGTGAGAAACAACATCAGGACTTATGCCCCCTCTTGTGCAAAGCTGGCCCAACTGGTCTCCCTGGGATATGTCGATGCGGCTCTCGGCTGGCGGGTATTCGCGTACTGGAGAACCGGCACAATCGAGACGGTTCTGCTCCGGCCTGAGCAGATTCCTCGTATCGGATACATACCCATCGCTGTAAGCTCCTTCACCGAGAGGATAGAGACAGCCCGGTCTTTCATCACTTTCCTGCTGAGCAAGCAGGGAAAAGAGGTATTCGGAAAATGGCATTATCTTGTAAGAGAACAGGACGCAAGGAGATTCGTCCTGGCCGAATGTCCCATCGGAGGCGCGTGGGCCCTGCCGGAAAGCTGGGAGTGACGAACTGGTTTCCCCTGGTGTTGCTTGCATCCACGGGGTTGGCCGTCACTTTGGTGCTGGTGGTGGTTGCATCCCAGTTTTCTTATGCAGGGCCGATAGAACCTCTGAGGGCCCTTTTTGACGAGGATGTCAGGTCTGCTATCCTGCTCAGTCTCTTCACGGCCTCCGTGGCCGCTGTCCTGGGCCTCGTTCTGGCCGTCCCTTCCGCATACTTACTGGCGAGGCGCCAGAGCCGGGCCAGGGATCTAATCGACGGCATCCTGGATATTCCCGTCATCCTATCGCCCGTTGCTCTAGGCACGGCCCTGCTCCTGTTTTTCAGGACACAGCCGGGAAGATGGATCGAGCTCCACGGAATTCGGTTTGTCTTCGAGGTCCCGGGAATCATTCTGGCTCAGTTCTTTCTGGCCTTCGCTCTCTCTGTCCGCCTCCTCAAGACCAGCTTCGAGTCCGTCGACGTGCGTCTCGAGCAGGTGGCCCGGTTCCTGGGTTGCAGCCAATGGAAGGCTTTTTCGAACGTTGTGCTGCCCATGTCACGGCGGGGCGTGATCGCGGCTTTCATCCTCTCGTGGGCAAGAGCCGTGGGGGACTTCGGGGCCAGTGTAACCATAGCAGGTGCCGTGAAAGGCAAGACAGAAACCATTCCTGTGAGTATCTACCTGAATCTCGCCTCAGTTAGAATCGACAAGGCCGTGGCTCTCATGATCATCTTCACCGGCCTGGCCGCTCTCGTGCTCATATCCATACGAATGGTGACACAGACAAGATAAAGCATCATCGGCCTGTTGCCGGAACCCTGCCATGATCTCGGTCCAAAATCTGTCCCTGCGTTTCGGAAGCTTCCTCTTGAGAGACATCAATCTGGAAATAGACAAGGGCGAATTCTTCGTCCTCCTGGGTCCCTCTGGATCAGGAAAATCCTTGCTGCTCGAAACAATTCTCGGCATCAGGCCCCCCGAACAAGGAGAGATTCTCCTGGAGGGCAGAAACATCACCCACCTCGCCCCCGAGAAACGCGATATCGCCTATGTACCCCAGGACCTCGGCCTCTTCCCCCACCTCAACCCGCGGGAAAACATACTGTTCGGCGTCAGGATTCGGAAGGTCGACCGGAGGACGGCCGAGAAGAGGCTCGCCTACCTCACCCCCCACCTCAAACTTGACCACCTCATGACAAGGACCGACCTTTCGAGCCTGAGTGGGGGAGAAAAACAACGTGTAGCCTTTGCCAGGGCTCTCATTACAAAACCGAGAGTGCTTTTCCTGGATGAGCCCTTCTCGTCCCTGGACACCGGCATTAGGCGCTCCATCCAGTTCCAACTCAAGCGGCTCCAGAAGGCAATTGGGCTCACGGTGTTCCACGTGACCCATGACCAGGAAGAGGCCTTTCTCATGGCGGACAAAATGGCAATCATGATCGACGGAAGGATCGAACAGTGGGGAAAACCCGAGCTCTGCTACAACAGGCCGGCCAACGCCAAGGTGGCGAGCTTTCTTCTCATGGAGAATATCTTTGATGCGGAAGCCATCGCCGTCGACCCTTCCAAAGGAATCCTGAAGTGCCGGGTGGGTTCGGTGGTTTTCGAAGTTGAATCCCCTGACTCCATTCGAACAGGCGAACCGTTCAAACTGGGAATCCGCCCGGAGGAGATCCTCATTATCCCTCCAGGCAGGGTCCCCGGGTCGCCTCTCAGGCAGAATTTCTTCCAGGTGAGGGTCGAGTCTCTCTTCAATCTCGGCAGTAGAAGGACGGTCCGTCTGGTATTCCCTGGCAGAGAAGGCCTCTCTATAGATGCGACCTTCAACCACAGGATCACCAGGAGCATCATGGTAACAGAAGGCGACCGAGTCTTCATCCACCTGAGACCCCGGAGTTTCTGCATCCTCGGGTCTCAGTGAAAGACCCGCTATTCCGGCCCGCCCTCTCTCGGCTCGTGTTCCTCGGCCTCAACCGCCCCGGAATCGGGATTCTCACTGCCCTTCTCTACGGTCTCGGCCTGGCTGGTCTCGACTCCATTCCGGTAGACGACCAGCCGATCACCGGGATGGATGGGCGCGTTCAGGTCGAGGCGGTTCCAGATAATCAGAACCGGGAGGGGAAGGTCGAAACGGTCGGCGATCGAGGAGAGGTTGTCTCCCTCTTTGACTATGTAGATCCGCTCCTTCTGGGAAGCCAACCACCGGTCCAAAAGCCGCTTGTACCGAGTTTGGAAATCCTTTGACGCCCCCTCCGGGATCAGGACGGCGTGGCTCCCTTCGGAAAGATAGTGGCCGCGGATCTCAGGATTCAGGTCCTTGATCGCTTTGAAATGGGTCTTTGCAGCCTCTGCAACGATTCGGATGGGAACCTCTCGTGGACATTCTATGTGAACCCGATCGAATCTTACCGGGGGGTAATAGTCCTTGTCGGAAAGCCTGAACCCGTATCTCTCCGGGTTGGAGAGAATCAATTTCGCCGATAGAACCCGAAAGACAAACCGCTGGGTTTCCAGGGGAAGATAGAGTCGATAGTAGTCGTTTGTCCCCTGCTCCAATATCTCTGCCTGAATCCCTTTCTCTCCCAGGTTGTAGGCTGCAGCGGCTAGCGTCCAGGATCCAAGGGACCCTCGCAGGTCCTTGAAGTATCGAATGGCCGCGCGGGTGGAGGCGAACAGATTTCGCCTCTCGTCGATGTACTCATCGATCACCAGGCCATACTTCCTCCCAGTATCCCTCATAAACTGCCAGAACCCGATCGCCCCCTTCTTGGACCCCGCGTGGGGTCGAAGCGCACTCTCCGCCACGGCGACATACTTGATATCCTCAGGCATACGGCTTTCTGCCAGCATTCTTTCGATGTGAGGAAAATACCGGCGAGACCGCTTCAACCAGAGAATCACCTGGGGGCGGTCCCATAAGGAGAGGAGGAGCTCTTTCTCCAACCTCTCGCGGATCTCTTGGATCTCCAGGGGAACCCTCTCCCCGCAGAAATCTAGGGGGGTTCGAACCCTTACGGCGGCCACAAGAGACGGGAAAGGCTCGGGCGGTTCCCCCTGACATGGTGTTGCAGGAAACAGGCCCGGAATGAGCAGAAGGAAAAGAAAAACCCTGGCTCTCATAACGATCCCTCTCTTTCTGGTATCGCCTGCTATCTTATGGTTTCCCGCGGATATTTACAAGGGAATTGCCAGCCCTTCGGCGGCGGAGCGATTTACTTTGACTTCCAATAGTTATATAATGTGTAGGTTGCCTTTTTTTGATACCGCGGAATTTCCCTGTTGCCTTTCTCCAAACAAGTCATTACAATCCTGACGTTTTTTGTTGTATTCTTTCACGACGGACTGGAGGGTATTGCATCGGGTAGATCGTTGGTCACAGGGGGAACGGGGTTCATCGGAAGCCACTTGGTGGAAGGCTTACTCGCTCGGGGTGAGGAGGTACGCTGCCTTGTCCGGTCAGATCGGCTTCTCGGATGGATCCAGGGTATGGACGTTGAGACCCGGCGTGGAGATATCACGGATTTCTCCTCTCTCCTGTCCCCTGTCAAGGGGGTAGACCGGGTATATCACGTCGGGGGTGTGACCAAGGCGACAGATCCGGGAACATTCTATCGGACCAATACTCAGGGGACGGAGAACCTGATCCGGGCCTGCATCGAAGCAAACCCGAATCTCGAACGGTTCGTCTACCTCTCCAGCCAGGCGGCTGTAGGTCCGTGCCGGGGGGACGGGCGTTCGGTTGAGACGGATCCATGCAGGCCTGTTTCGAACTACGGGCGAAGCAAGCTCGAGGGTGAAGAGGCGGTCTTGAGGGCGCGGGACCTGCTCAAGGTGGTTGTCCTCCGGGCCAGTGCGGTTTACGGCCCGAGGGACCGGGACTTCCTCCACCTGTTTCGATCCATAGCCAGGAGGATAGAGATCGATCTGAGGGCGACGGAGCAACGACTCAGTCTGTGCTATGTGGAGGATCTGGTCTCGGCTCTCATCACGGCGGGCGAGGCGGATATCCCGAGTGGAGAGATCTTCTTCATCTCCGATGGAAATGTCTATTCATGGCACGACGTGGCGAGGACGATCGCGGAGGCGCTGGGCGTGCGAGCCTTTCGTCTGAGCCTGCCGGTGGGGTTCTTCAGGTGTGCCGCAGGAGTGGCCGATTGGATCTCCAAGCGATCTGGAAAACCGCAGATTTTTGGACGAGAGAGATACCAGGAGTTGATTCAGCGGAACTGGTGCTGTGACTCCGGCAAGGCCGTGGCCGAGCTTGGTTTTTCCCCCTCCTTCGACCTGAGACGGGGGATTGCGGCAACGGTGGACTGGTACCGAACCGAGGGATGGCTGGCCGCGTAGGGGATCTATGATATGGATATTCTTGAGAAATGCTTTTCCTTCAATGGAGTAGAGGAGACAAAGGCGAGGGGGGCTTATTTCTTTTTCCGTGGACTCGACTCTCCCCAAGCACCGGAGGTGACCCTCGACGGGAGACGGATGATAATGATCGGGTCCAACAACTATCTTGGGCTTACCACGCACCCGCGGGTCAAGGAGGCGGCCATCCACGCTATCGAGGAGTATGGCAGTGCCTGTGCCGGGTCGAGGTTCCTCAACGGGAACCTGGTAATTCACGAGGAATTGGAAGAAAAGCTCGCAGCCTTCGTGCGCAAAGAGGCTGCCGTCGTCTTTGCCACCGGGTATCAGGCCAATCTGGGAGGGATTTCGTCGCTTGTCGGCCGGAACGACCTTGTGATCATCGACCAGTACGACCATGCGAGCATCATCGATGGGGCCCGCCTCTCTTTCGGGCGTCTGGTCAAGTTTCGCCATAACGACATGAACGATTTGGAGCGGATTCTCAGGTCAGTGACCGCCCGGGGCAAGATGATCATCGTCGACGGCGTGTTCAGCATGGAAGGCGATATCGTCCGACTCCCCGAGGTGGTCGAGTTGGCAAGACGTTACGGGGCGAGGATTTTCCTCGACGATGCCCATGCCATCGGGGTGCTCGGCGAGCAGGGCAGAGGCACGGAGGAGCATTTCGGGATCGAAGGCGGTGCGGATATAGTGATGGGCACTTTCAGTAAGTCCCTGGCCGCGGTCGGCGGTTTTGTCGCAGGGCCAAAGAAGGTGGTGAGTTGGATCAAGCACTTCGGCCGGTCCCAGATCTTCAGCGCCAGTCTCCCCCCGGTTTTGGTGGCCGTGGTCAGCACCTGCCTCGATGTGATTCTCGAGGAACCGGAGTTACGGCAAAGGCTCTGGGAAAACACTCGAAAGATGCATGAGGGATTCAGCAGGCTCGGTTTTGATACCGGACTCAGTGAAACCCCGGTTATCCCTGTTCTGGTGAAAGATCCGGAGAAGGTTTACGCTATGTGCAGCGCCCTTTCAGACCGCGGCGTATTTGTGAACCCGGTGATCAGCCCTGCGGTTCCGCCGGGAAGGGAACTGCTTCGGACCAGCTATATGGCCACCCACACGGAGGATCAACTCGAAAGGGTCTTGCAGGCTTTCGAAGATGCGGCCAGGGCTGTCGGACTCAGGACGGTGTAGTGCAACCGACCAGGGAGACAGAGGTGGTGCAGGACACGACAGTGGAAAAGGTCACGGGGAAAAAGGGGGTGAAGGAATTCATCCGGTTTCCCTGGACCGTATACAGGGACGATCCCCTCTGGGTCCCCCCTTTGATCAAAGAACAGACGGTCATGTTCAGCCCGGCCTACCCGTTCTTTGAGCACGGCGAGATCGACCTGTTTATCGCCCGGCAGGGAGA
The DNA window shown above is from Deltaproteobacteria bacterium and carries:
- a CDS encoding PadR family transcriptional regulator, with amino-acid sequence MTRIHFEYAILGALIERPMHGYDLYKSLSVDLGRLVYVGMSNMYAILKQLESEGHVASNPDTGGNRPPKKIFSVTDKGRRLFMDWISTPVESIRDMRVDFLTKLYFLKKLDIPGGRELVTRQKGVCHRILESIGSPETRESEFAGLLFDFRRSQIESILSWLDRCLGFVEAGTGENRARRTHEDVQT
- the modA gene encoding molybdate ABC transporter substrate-binding protein; its protein translation is MFRPEDRALTGLLSFLLCTVLWGVSATESLSSETEPLELFAGSASQPAIEEAARVFEAKTGIRVNIHFGGSGRMLSQMKLSQRGDLYLPGSSDFMELAKKDKLILEDTEKTLAYLIPAINVPRGNPKGIRSLEDLAKPGTRVGIARPDTVCVGLYGAEILEKNGLARKVRNNIRTYAPSCAKLAQLVSLGYVDAALGWRVFAYWRTGTIETVLLRPEQIPRIGYIPIAVSSFTERIETARSFITFLLSKQGKEVFGKWHYLVREQDARRFVLAECPIGGAWALPESWE
- a CDS encoding ABC transporter permease subunit, whose product is MSHRRRVGPAGKLGVTNWFPLVLLASTGLAVTLVLVVVASQFSYAGPIEPLRALFDEDVRSAILLSLFTASVAAVLGLVLAVPSAYLLARRQSRARDLIDGILDIPVILSPVALGTALLLFFRTQPGRWIELHGIRFVFEVPGIILAQFFLAFALSVRLLKTSFESVDVRLEQVARFLGCSQWKAFSNVVLPMSRRGVIAAFILSWARAVGDFGASVTIAGAVKGKTETIPVSIYLNLASVRIDKAVALMIIFTGLAALVLISIRMVTQTR
- a CDS encoding ABC transporter ATP-binding protein, whose translation is MRDINLEIDKGEFFVLLGPSGSGKSLLLETILGIRPPEQGEILLEGRNITHLAPEKRDIAYVPQDLGLFPHLNPRENILFGVRIRKVDRRTAEKRLAYLTPHLKLDHLMTRTDLSSLSGGEKQRVAFARALITKPRVLFLDEPFSSLDTGIRRSIQFQLKRLQKAIGLTVFHVTHDQEEAFLMADKMAIMIDGRIEQWGKPELCYNRPANAKVASFLLMENIFDAEAIAVDPSKGILKCRVGSVVFEVESPDSIRTGEPFKLGIRPEEILIIPPGRVPGSPLRQNFFQVRVESLFNLGSRRTVRLVFPGREGLSIDATFNHRITRSIMVTEGDRVFIHLRPRSFCILGSQ
- a CDS encoding transglycosylase SLT domain-containing protein, which translates into the protein MRARVFLFLLLIPGLFPATPCQGEPPEPFPSLVAAVRVRTPLDFCGERVPLEIQEIRERLEKELLLSLWDRPQVILWLKRSRRYFPHIERMLAESRMPEDIKYVAVAESALRPHAGSKKGAIGFWQFMRDTGRKYGLVIDEYIDERRNLFASTRAAIRYFKDLRGSLGSWTLAAAAYNLGEKGIQAEILEQGTNDYYRLYLPLETQRFVFRVLSAKLILSNPERYGFRLSDKDYYPPVRFDRVHIECPREVPIRIVAEAAKTHFKAIKDLNPEIRGHYLSEGSHAVLIPEGASKDFQTRYKRLLDRWLASQKERIYIVKEGDNLSSIADRFDLPLPVLIIWNRLDLNAPIHPGDRLVVYRNGVETSQAETVEKGSENPDSGAVEAEEHEPREGGPE
- a CDS encoding NAD-dependent epimerase/dehydratase family protein, whose translation is MEGLLARGEEVRCLVRSDRLLGWIQGMDVETRRGDITDFSSLLSPVKGVDRVYHVGGVTKATDPGTFYRTNTQGTENLIRACIEANPNLERFVYLSSQAAVGPCRGDGRSVETDPCRPVSNYGRSKLEGEEAVLRARDLLKVVVLRASAVYGPRDRDFLHLFRSIARRIEIDLRATEQRLSLCYVEDLVSALITAGEADIPSGEIFFISDGNVYSWHDVARTIAEALGVRAFRLSLPVGFFRCAAGVADWISKRSGKPQIFGRERYQELIQRNWCCDSGKAVAELGFSPSFDLRRGIAATVDWYRTEGWLAA
- a CDS encoding pyridoxal phosphate-dependent aminotransferase family protein, translating into MDILEKCFSFNGVEETKARGAYFFFRGLDSPQAPEVTLDGRRMIMIGSNNYLGLTTHPRVKEAAIHAIEEYGSACAGSRFLNGNLVIHEELEEKLAAFVRKEAAVVFATGYQANLGGISSLVGRNDLVIIDQYDHASIIDGARLSFGRLVKFRHNDMNDLERILRSVTARGKMIIVDGVFSMEGDIVRLPEVVELARRYGARIFLDDAHAIGVLGEQGRGTEEHFGIEGGADIVMGTFSKSLAAVGGFVAGPKKVVSWIKHFGRSQIFSASLPPVLVAVVSTCLDVILEEPELRQRLWENTRKMHEGFSRLGFDTGLSETPVIPVLVKDPEKVYAMCSALSDRGVFVNPVISPAVPPGRELLRTSYMATHTEDQLERVLQAFEDAARAVGLRTV